The sequence CACCGTTTGACGGCTGGGTGGCGGCCCGCCACGCCGAGCTGGGGCAGTGGGTGAATCTGGGTGACCCTCTCTATGAGTTGGTGCAATTGGACCGGGTTAAGGTACAGCTGCTGCTGATTGAGGAGGATAAGGTGGCACTGTCCATCGGTCAGCCACTGACGGTTCGCCTTCCGGCGCTGGACGCCAGTGTCACCGGGCGGGTGGCCAGAATTGCTCCGGCTATGGAAGCGGGCAGCCATGGATATCTGGCCGAGCTGGAGCTGACCAATGATAAGTTGACGATTCTGCCTGGCTTCAGAGCCGAGGTACTGCTGGAGGTGGGCCAGTGAGGGGGCTATTGGACTGGTTCTGCCAGCGCCGCATGGCGGCCAACCTGCTGAGCCTGACTGTGGTGGTGCTTGGGGTCATGGCGGTTTACCGTCTGCCTTTGGCTGAGAAACCGCGCATCGATCTGGGTAGGGTCTCCATCTCCACTCAGTATCCCGGAGCCTCCGCCGAGGACGTGGAGGCCAACGTTACCGGCAAGCTGGAGAAGGAGCTGTTATCGCTGGCGGGAATTCGCAAGTTCACCTCCCGATCTGCGTCAGGTTCCTCCTCCATCTCGGTTGAACTGGAACCCTCGGTCAAGGATGTGGCCGGGGTGTACCAGGACATTCGTGATGCGGTCAACCGGGTGACCGACCTGCCTGCCGGGGTGACCGATGCGCCTCTGGTGCGGGTGATGAAGTCCTCCAATCTGGATTTTATGGTGGTAGGGATCAGCGCCGACGTTCCCTATTCCGAGCTGAGAGAGCAGGCGAGGATTCTGGAACTGAAGCTCAGGCGTATCCAGGGTGTCAGCGAGGTGCAGCTGATTGACCTGAGGGAGAGGGAGTTCTGGATTGAGTTGGAGCCGGAGCAGCTCAAGCGCTATGACCTGACCCTGACCGATGTGGCCGATGCCATCGCCGGGAGAAACGTGCTGATCACCGGGGGGACCATCGAGACCAACAACGGGGACCTGGAGCTCATCACTTCGGCACAGATGCTGGAGCCCCAAGCCCTGGAGAGCTTGAAGCTGCGCAGCGGGCCTGACGTGACCCTGAAGGACATCAGCGGCGGGATTCGGGAGGGGTTCGAGCGCCGCAGCAGCCTGGCGACCATCAATGGCCGGGCCGCGATTGGTTTCGACCTACGCGCGTCGGAGGAGGCGGACGTACTCACCACCTCTGCTAAGGTCAGGCAGTTGCTTGAGGAGGAGTCCCGTCGTCTGGGGCCCACCTTCGCCCTGGATGTGGGTTTTGATCTGGCCGGGGAGATCCGCGCCCGTTTTGACATCGTTAAGTGGAACGGCCTCAGCGGCCTGGCACTGGTGCTGTTGGTGCTGTCTCTCTGCCTGAATCGCCGCATTGCGCCCTGGGTGGCGTTTTCCATCCCCTTCTGCCTGCTGGGTACCCTGACGGTGCTGTTGCTCAGCGGTCAGATCCTCGACAGCTATACCATGGCGGCCCTGATTTTGATCATCGGCATCATCGTCGATGACGCGGTGGTGGTGAGTGAGCGCATCGCCGCCCGCCGGGAGGCGGGGGAGGGCGTGTTAGAGGCGCTTCGCGGTGGGGTCGCCGACGTCTTTCCCGCCATTTTGGTGAGCATCCTGACGACGGTACTGGCGTTTCTTCCTCTGCTGTTCCTGCCCGGGCAGATGGGTAAGATGCTCTACGTCTTGCCCCTGACCATCGGGGTGGCCCTGGCGTTCTCCTTTATCGATGCCCTGGTGATCATTCCTGCGCATATGCGCAGCGTTCTGACCCGCCCCCTCGGGGACAGTGCCGGGCCATCTGGGCAGCGCTGGTCTGGGCCTATCCTCTGGGCACTGCGGCATGGCCGGGGCTTGATCGCCACCCTGTTGCTG is a genomic window of Ferrimonas sp. YFM containing:
- a CDS encoding efflux RND transporter permease subunit, coding for MDWFCQRRMAANLLSLTVVVLGVMAVYRLPLAEKPRIDLGRVSISTQYPGASAEDVEANVTGKLEKELLSLAGIRKFTSRSASGSSSISVELEPSVKDVAGVYQDIRDAVNRVTDLPAGVTDAPLVRVMKSSNLDFMVVGISADVPYSELREQARILELKLRRIQGVSEVQLIDLREREFWIELEPEQLKRYDLTLTDVADAIAGRNVLITGGTIETNNGDLELITSAQMLEPQALESLKLRSGPDVTLKDISGGIREGFERRSSLATINGRAAIGFDLRASEEADVLTTSAKVRQLLEEESRRLGPTFALDVGFDLAGEIRARFDIVKWNGLSGLALVLLVLSLCLNRRIAPWVAFSIPFCLLGTLTVLLLSGQILDSYTMAALILIIGIIVDDAVVVSERIAARREAGEGVLEALRGGVADVFPAILVSILTTVLAFLPLLFLPGQMGKMLYVLPLTIGVALAFSFIDALVIIPAHMRSVLTRPLGDSAGPSGQRWSGPILWALRHGRGLIATLLLGSVALSWGVMQLLPKEFFPSDGAYLVEISAQMKGNQSMEQSWQYAQAVDRMLAQTPEVVRWYGEVSESEASWEVTLSPAGHREITATEVVHRWQSQTQSLPGILEVEYDVDSGGSPLGRPVDLQVAGGSDQARQAKADAIVHWLAQQPGVIAPHQSRADEVAQLRADPVYPWMVRYGVDAQTLGRTLRLAIEGERVSRVFKEDEEQFYRVVLEPNDREVNELRHLLVRGQGGDLVSLDRLVRWHSASREEVINHYNGERALRVSASLDSSVTDPISVEAELMKAMAGEGDPAVSIHSAGQARETRESMTGLAVAMALALLAIAMLMALLFDRLGEVLVGLAVVPTAVAAALLVLWLHGKPLSFFAVVGIIGMTGVVVNNALVLLYHYHGLQFSDDKHTRRRQLVEGAVTRVRPMLVTTLTTVAGLLPLAYGLGGYDNLISPIALVIGWGVLLSAPLVLLLVPAGYKLLLERRD